The nucleotide sequence ATCGCGGGTTGGCGCGCTGCAGGGCGTGACCGACGCGCCTGGCCAGGAACCGACCACGCCTGCCGGGGGCCCACCATCGGCGACAGCGACCATCGCGTTCGGCAATCCGACATCGTCCGTCTTCAGCACGACGTGGGCATCGACGCGCCCCTCCGCGGGCGGCGCGATGCGCACGGTGCGATCGATGGTGGACCGTGCGCGCGGCGCACCCGAGTTCGAACCCGCGCTGCGATACAGCCGCAAGCGTATGTCCGCGACTCCGCCTTGCAGTGCGAAACTCGCGTCGGCCAAGCGACTGCGATCCGCCGCCACCTGGCGCGAACACCCCGCGCAGGGCTGCGTCTGACCCACGGGGAACACGTCGATCTGCAGGCGATCGAAGAGCGGCGCTTGGTCCAGATCGTCCGCTTCGTCGATCGCCGCGGGCAACGGCGCGTCCGTTGTGACGTGCAGAAGCACGTGACCCTGCGCCGGCAGGGATTCCTCGCCGCAAGCGGGCAAGAGCAGCGCGAGGGAGAGCGACACGAAGCGATTCAGCGCGAGGGAGCGCGACGCGAAACGGCTCAGCGCGAGGGAGAGCGACGCGAAGCGGGTCAGCGCGAGGGAGAGCGACGCGAAGCGGGTCATGGCGACATCGGGTACACGCAACGGAAGCCGATGAACGACGCGGACCCTTCCCAGCCCACGGAGGTGCGATTGGCGCTCTTCAAGATCGGTGGCGGCGCGGGCCAGCTGCCGCCGCGCACGATTCGCTCCAGGCTGCCCGGAACGTCGCAGACCGGGTCGTGCATGCTGCTCTCGTTCCAGCACGGGTCGTCGTAGCTTGCGCGCGCATCGCGGGTCCATTCCGCGAGATTCCCCGCCAGTGCGCGCAGCCCCGTCGGCGTCGCGTCTGCCGTCGCGTCATCCAAGGCGACAGGCCCGCTGCCCACGCTCTGACACACGCCAGCAGTGCCGCCCAATGCGACTCGGCCATACACCGCGCGATCGCAACTCGGTGCCTCGTCGCCCCAAGGATACGCGCTGCGCCCGCGGGGATCCCAGGCGGTGGCCGCGTACTCCCACTCGGCCTCGGTGGGCAATCGGCCGCCCGCGAACTCGCAGAACTCCTGCGCCAAGATGGAGTCCACGCAAGATAGCGCGAAGCCTTCTCGCTCGTCGGGCAGCGTCGTGAAGGTGCACGCCGTCGTGTCGGGTGCGGTTCCGAGGGGCGCGTTGTTGCTCATGGGCATGCGACTGGGCACGAAGCCCTGTGCCAGTGCCGCGCGAAAGCGTCCGACGCTCACCTCGTCGCGATCCATGGCGAAGGCACCGTGGGTCACGATGCGCTCGGGCGCCGTCGGCAGATCCGGAGGCAAGAGCACGTCCGTGCGTCCGAGAATCGTCGCACCACCCACGACGCACACTCGATCCGCGGGCACGTCGCCGACGCAGTCGCTGCGACGCAAAGTGCCCACTTTCGACTCCGCCGTAGCCGCTTGGTCCGACTCGAAGGGCGACAGAGCCGACCGCACGCGCTCGGTGTTCACGCAGCTGGCCGCGTCGGCGAGGCTTGGGCCCGCGCCGTCACTTTGCGACAGCCGCGCCATGGTTCCAGCGCAGTTGCCGCTCAGCAGCACTCCGCGACGATCCACGCGTCCCGGGGTCAGTGAGATCCACAGCAAGCGATCCACGGTCAATGCGGGAAGCGGCTCGTCCCGCGGCGTGAGGTCGCGCCCATCGCGCAAGAGCCGCGGCGCTTCTCCGGGGCTCGGTGCGCCGTCACGCGGCTGTCCGAACTCCCAGAAGCGTTCACCGCGGTAGTCCCGCGTGCGTCCCTCCGCATAGGCGCGCAAGCGCACGAACACGCCGGTGTTGGCGCTCTTGTCGCTGAACACCGTAAAGCTCGCCGGCCAGTCGCTCGGATCGGGCAAGGCGACATCACGCGACTCGAACCACCCGCCCTCTGCGGTGAACAAGTCGATGCGCAACCGACTCACGACCGCGGGCACCGGCAGATCCGTGTCGACGTGAAGCTCCGCTTGGCCATAAGGCGGCAAGCTCTCGTTGCCGCATCCTGTGATCGCTAGCGAGCCCGTCACGAACAGCGTGCGAAGCATCGCGCTCCACCCAACGTCGGGTCGGGATTCATTGGCAGCGCAGCGACCAGGTTTCATGGCACGGACACCGGCCAACGGAGCGCCGCGTCGGGATTCGTCCGCCACACCCCGCCCAGCTTTCATGGCACGGGCACCGACCAGCCGAGCGTCCCTTGCGAAACGGGCGGGCGTTCGGGATCCGGACGGGTCGCCGCGTAGGTGCCCACGCCGATTCCAACCAGCGCCACCCCGATGCCGGTCCAAAACCACCAGCGCTCGGTGAGCAGCACGGGCTCCTTGCTCAGCCGCGCGTCGAGCTCGACGCGTTCGCCCGCGCTCAAGGTCGCTTCCGTTGCGTACTCCGTGAACCCGGGTTTGCGCACCACGACGCGATAGCGGCCCGCGGGGCGCGACAGGCGCACGGGCGCAATGCCGACGTCCAGATCGTTGACGCGCACCACGGCGTCTTTCTCGTTCGCGTCGATGAGCAGCTTGCCGGGCAACTTCGCCAGGGAGAGCGTGAGCGACGTGCTCGACGCCGGAGCGACGTCGATGGGTCGCACCACATCGCGATAGCCGCGGCGCGCGATCAAGAGCACGTGATGCCCCGGATCCAGCTCGATCACGAACTTGCCGCGCGGCGCGGGCTGCCCCGGTCCCGGATCGCGCGTGCCCGCGACGAAGCGCGTGCCCGGATCGCGTGTGCCCGGATCGCGCGTGCCCGCGCCCGGATCGCGTGTGCCCGGGCTCGGAGCGTGCGTGCTCGGTCCCGGATCGCGCGTGCCCGCAACGACGCGCTGCAACGGGCGCCCATCCACGCTGAGCAGTGCGCCCGCGGGGATCAGCTCGAGCTCGACGCGCGCGATCACCGCCTCGAGCTCCTTCAGGAACTGCGTCGCTTCTCGGCGCATGTCCGCATCGAGACGGTCGTCCCGAAGTGCATCCTGAAAGGCCCCCCGCGCGCGTGTGAAGTGACCCAGCGCGCGCTCGCAAACGCCGACGTTGTAGAGCGTGCCCCGGTGCGCGTGCAGTGCTAGCGACGCCTCGAACTTCTCCCGCGCCTCGCCCCAACGCATCTTTTCTGCCAGCTCTGTTCCCTCCACGAACAGCGCGCGCGCGCGCGTCACCGCAGGGGATTCGCTTTCCATCGGCGCCGATTCCGCGCCTTGTGCGCGCAAGGGGGGCGAGAGCAG is from Polyangiaceae bacterium and encodes:
- a CDS encoding PEGA domain-containing protein, yielding MHFSRILLIGSVLLLSPPLRAQGAESAPMESESPAVTRARALFVEGTELAEKMRWGEAREKFEASLALHAHRGTLYNVGVCERALGHFTRARGAFQDALRDDRLDADMRREATQFLKELEAVIARVELELIPAGALLSVDGRPLQRVVAGTRDPGPSTHAPSPGTRDPGAGTRDPGTRDPGTRFVAGTRDPGPGQPAPRGKFVIELDPGHHVLLIARRGYRDVVRPIDVAPASSTSLTLSLAKLPGKLLIDANEKDAVVRVNDLDVGIAPVRLSRPAGRYRVVVRKPGFTEYATEATLSAGERVELDARLSKEPVLLTERWWFWTGIGVALVGIGVGTYAATRPDPERPPVSQGTLGWSVPVP
- a CDS encoding SUMF1/EgtB/PvdO family nonheme iron enzyme; the encoded protein is MLRTLFVTGSLAITGCGNESLPPYGQAELHVDTDLPVPAVVSRLRIDLFTAEGGWFESRDVALPDPSDWPASFTVFSDKSANTGVFVRLRAYAEGRTRDYRGERFWEFGQPRDGAPSPGEAPRLLRDGRDLTPRDEPLPALTVDRLLWISLTPGRVDRRGVLLSGNCAGTMARLSQSDGAGPSLADAASCVNTERVRSALSPFESDQAATAESKVGTLRRSDCVGDVPADRVCVVGGATILGRTDVLLPPDLPTAPERIVTHGAFAMDRDEVSVGRFRAALAQGFVPSRMPMSNNAPLGTAPDTTACTFTTLPDEREGFALSCVDSILAQEFCEFAGGRLPTEAEWEYAATAWDPRGRSAYPWGDEAPSCDRAVYGRVALGGTAGVCQSVGSGPVALDDATADATPTGLRALAGNLAEWTRDARASYDDPCWNESSMHDPVCDVPGSLERIVRGGSWPAPPPILKSANRTSVGWEGSASFIGFRCVYPMSP